In Zingiber officinale cultivar Zhangliang chromosome 3B, Zo_v1.1, whole genome shotgun sequence, a single window of DNA contains:
- the LOC121967963 gene encoding RING-H2 finger protein ATL70-like: MPTDAEQQHKDQITTISIFIGIGIGILLLVAVCIICSKHHHRIAIPLVIPHRNHQHHHGTPLPSHAGLSKVEIALIPTFTYKSPTTAMNSLGSPAVVPNCAVCLSPVAEGEMVRQLLVCNHLFHVECVDLWLFSNPTCPLCRTNAKAPAADLPEKAEDTLPSPVLIQNSPSLAV, encoded by the coding sequence ATGCCCACAGATGCTGAGCAACAGCATAAGGACCAGATCACGACCATCTCCATCTTCATTGGCATTGGCATTGGCATTCTTCTCTTGGTCGCTGTCTGCATCATCTGCAGCAAGCACCACCACCGCATCGCCATCCCACTCGTCATCCCCCACCGGAATCACCAGCACCATCACGGTACACCACTACCTTCGCATGCTGGACTCAGCAAGGTAGAGATCGCCCTCATCCCCACCTTCACCTACAAAAGCCCCACCACTGCCATGAATTCCTTAGGCTCACCGGCAGTGGTTCCGAACTGTGCAGTGTGTCTGAGCCCTGTGGCGGAGGGGGAGATGGTGAGGCAGTTGCTTGTCTGCAACCATTTGTTTCATGTTGAGTGTGTGGATTTGTGGTTGTTCTCAAACCCCACGTGCCCGCTTTGCCGAACGAATGCTAAAGCACCGGCGGCGGATCTGCCAGAGAAGGCAGAGGATACATTGCCTTCGCCGGTGCTCATCCAGAATTCACCAAGTTTAGCTGTTTGA
- the LOC122055545 gene encoding sodium/calcium exchanger NCL1-like, with product MRSPQLLLFLLLGLSPLLAVSRSISAPADEADADLPISDGITSRSYSDGRTLILPSLRRPAIARLFSGEQCEQTYGFLPCTTTVVGNMFLIVVYGFLMYKAATYLSSGSELLLEIMGPGIVGGLFLPILGALPDAMLILVSGLSGSKETAQNQVLIGMGLLAGSTVMLLTVLWGSCIIVGKTDLSENLTSIDSQDTHLFSLFGSGVSTDIQTSYAARIMAISIIPFVVVQLPRVFNFPSGQRLAVLISLIVAVALLVSYCVYQIFQPWIQRRRLAYAKHKHVISGILRHAQMQALGRLMDKEGTPNPDVLKMLFHKLDENSDGSLSHAELRALIIGLQIDEINLDMDDAVKKIMDDFDTSRNSTIEEQEFVVGISKWLTEARHYVGNTSSYSKKFMDEFHSKTREDHDTLIDQSDEVVESVDNPGLIIFKAILLLLLGTLLAAIFADPLVDAVDNFSLATSIPSFFISFIAMPLATNSSEAVSSIIFARRKKQRTSSLTFSEIYGGVTMNNTLCLAVFLALVYFRGLTWDFSAEVLIILIVCVVMGHFASFRTTFALWTCFVAFLLYPFSLGLVYLLDFVFGWS from the exons ATGCGGTCGCCTCAGCTCCTCCTCTTCCTGCTCCTCGGTCTCTCCCCCCTCCTCGCCGTCAGCCGCTCCATCTCGGCGCCGGCTGACGAGGCGGACGCCGATCTGCCGATCTCGGACGGTATCACCTCCCGCTCTTACTCGGATGGCCGAACCCTGATCCTTCCCTCCCTCCGCCGTCCGGCCATCGCGCGTCTTTTCTCCGGGGAGCAGTGCGAGCAGACGTACGGGTTCCTCCCCTGCACCACCACAGTGGTGGGGAACATGTTCCTCATCGTTGTGTACGGGTTCCTGATGTACAAGGCGGCGACGTATCTCTCCTCCGGGAGCGAGCTCCTCCTCGAAATCATGGGCCCGGGTATTGTCGGGGGGCTTTTCCTTCCGATTCTTGGGGCTCTCCCTGACGCAATGCTAATATTAG TATCTGGGCTATCTGGGAGTAAAGAAACTGCTCAAAATCAGGTGTTGATTGGAATGGGTTTACTTGCTGGATCGACTGTGATGCTGCTTACAGTACTATGGGGATCTTGTATTATTGTGGGAAAGACTGATCTTTCAGAGAATTTAACCTCAATTGATTCACAAGATACACATTTATTCAGTCTATTTG GTTCTGGTGTTTCCACTGATATTCAAACAAGCTATGCAGCAAGAATCATGGCAATATCTATCATCCCATTTGTGGTAGTGCAACTGCCACGAGTTTTCAATTTTCCCTCTGGACAGCGTCTAGCTGTTTTGATTTCTCTTATTGTTGCAGTTGCGCTCTTGGTTTCATATTGTGTCTATCAG ATATTTCAACCTTGGATTCAGAGGAGAAGATTAGCTTATGCAAAGCACAAGCATGTAATATCAGGAATTCTAAGACATGCTCAGATGCAAGCCCTCGGACGACTCATGGATAAGGAGGGAACACCTAACCCAGATGTTCTTAAAAT GTTGTTCCATAAACTAGATGAGAATTCAGATGGATCACTATCACATGCTGAGTTAAGAGCTCTGATCATAGGTCTCCaaattgatgaaataaatttgGATATGGATGATGCTGTTAAAAAAATCATGGATGATTTTGATACGTCACGAAATTCAACAATCGAAGAACAAGAGTTTGTTGTGGGAATCTCAAAATGGCTTACCGAGGCCAGACATTATGTTGGAAATACTAGTTCTTACTCAAAAAAATTCATGGACGAGTTTCACTCG AAAACAAGGGAGGATCACGACACATTGATTGATCAGAGTGATGAAGTTGTAGAAAGCGTTGATAATCCCGGTTTGATAATTTTCAAAGCCATCTTACTCTTGCTCCTTGGAACTCTTCTTGCTGCAATTTTTGCTGACCCACTTGTGGACGCTGTCGACAACTTCTCTCTCGCTACAAGCATACCTTCATTCTTCATATCGTTCATTGCCATGCCTTTGGCTACCAACTCCAGTGAGGCTGTCTCTTCAATCATTTTTGCCCGCCGAAAAAAGCAAAGAACTTCTTCACTCACTTTCTCAGAG ATCTACGGAGGAGTCACTATGAACAACACACTTTGCTTGGCTGTCTTCTTGGCTCTAGTTTACTTTAGAGGCCTAACATGGGACTTCTCAGCTGAGGTTTTGATCATTTTGATTGTCTGTGTGGTGATGGGCCACTTCGCCAGTTTCCGGACGACCTTTGCTCTGTGGACTTGCTTTGTCGCGTTCTTGCTCTACCCCTTCTCATTGGGACTTGTATATCTGCTCGACTTTGTCTTCGGGTGGTCATAG
- the LOC122055543 gene encoding uncharacterized protein LOC122055543: MLLPHLPLDLPSSPHDNSRPPPPPTPAAAAAAAEARRDPEAASEEDATVSPTPDVVIPDLREEPPAPPPPSPELRRDSSFNRKKPPSAKQKLALRTASFRPVPFSPDDALATLNIAAHETLFRALGLWDFARLPLDRGIRSDLLVPLIANYEPTKRRSFVGGLRVSISHPDLARALMLPVTKDKSGCPEPRAEDNIHDLFSREDSISAVVDFMSVFLLFQFQDDACILPTEVVTAHRMVKEGLLHKVDWAGLLWMFVEKELLDVPNSGVYHYASHLQCLIKYQQPRLFLESECKIEPTPEVECEVENSTDVEMEEDDDAEDATEYAASRARSSDDFGVSIEEKCVPVLSSELGGDSDMADSFERFKEGKKQHIEVENNGGTEHCLKLCNSHWTRNMEFENLCIGDGDGWKEEDFGEEFSGKYDFLDRMGSFDRLTSTDLVVDQDGVFLMMSDGHKTMPLDHENDRAYFSADNGKRKICEIDDEEEDEEDEETQAREQSYQQKRPRSSTVWESPPSGFDSIMEQTQLYAGKAILLSAEKKKACIDTQLQLKYLNEILQQKDRVIQSLEKTRVEEQQKWRMEACRYEQEIYLLGNLMIGCRRALNESRRAFTEYRKKYPQGEEPLYKDVIGSGGLVLSTNELERRRLGKQNELRCATMNIVNSFEKEWMLKLERSASSLLTLCRRIMELQVKIKLLKERFEKSVTSDA, encoded by the coding sequence ATGCTCCTCCCCCATCTCCCTCTTGACCTTCCCTCTTCGCCCCACGATAACTCCCGCCCGCCTCCACCGCCTACGcccgcggcggcggcggcggcggcggaagcAAGGCGGGATCCTGAAGCCGCCTCAGAAGAAGACGCAACCGTTTCCCCAACCCCCGACGTCGTCATCCCCGATCTCCGTGAGGAGCCACCAGCACCACCTCCCCCATCGCCGGAGCTCCGCCGCGATTCCTCCTTCAATCGCAAAAAGCCACCTTCCGCCAAGCAGAAGTTGGCGCTACGCACCGCCTCTTTCCGCCCAGTTCCTTTCTCCCCTGATGACGCGCTAGCCACCCTCAATATCGCGGCCCACGAGACCCTCTTCCGCGCGCTCGGCCTCTGGGACTTTGCTCGTCTCCCATTGGACCGCGGCATCCGTTCCGACCTGCTCGTACCCCTCATCGCCAACTATGAACCCACAAAACGCCGCAGCTTCGTCGGTGGCCTACGCGTCTCGATCAGCCATCCGGACCTCGCGCGCGCTCTGATGCTCCCCGTCACGAAGGATAAGTCTGGCTGCCCTGAGCCTCGTGCTGAGGACAACATCCACGATTTGTTCTCCAGGGAGGACTCGATTTCCGCCGTTGTGGACTTCATGTCGGTCTTCTTGCTTTTCCAATTCCAGGATGATGCATGCATATTGCCCACTGAGGTTGTTACAGCGCACCGGATGGTGAAGGAAGGGCTGCTGCACAAGGTCGATTGGGCTGGGTTGTTGTGGATGTTTGTGGAGAAGGAATTGCTCGACGTCCCCAACTCAGGGGTTTACCACTATGCCTCGCATCTCCAGTGCTTGATAAAATACCAACAGCCGAGATTGTTTTTGGAATCTGAATGTAAGATTGAGCCTACTCCTGAGGTTGAGTGTGAAGTTGAGAACTCCACGGATGTAGAAATGGAAGAAGACGATGATGCCGAAGATGCCACTGAGTATGCTGCTTCAAGGGCTAGAAGCTCAGATGATTTTGGTGTTTCCATTGAAGAGAAGTGTGTGCCTGTGTTATCTTCAGAACTGGGAGGTGATTCTGATATGGCAGATAGCTTTGAACGGTTCAAGGAGGGAAAGAAGCAGCATATAGAGGTGGAAAACAATGGAGGTACAGAACATTGTTTGAAGCTTTGCAATTCACATTGGACGAGAAATATGGAGTTTGAGAATCTATGTATTGGAGATGGGGATGGTTGGAAAGAAGAGGACTTTGGCGAAGAGTTCTCAGGAAAATATGATTTCTTGGATAGGATGGGTTCGTTTGATAGGCTAACATCAACTGACCTGGTTGTGGATCAAGATGGCGTATTTTTGATGATGAGTGATGGGCATAAGACCATGCCTCTAGACCATGAGAATGATAGGGCTTATTTTTCTGCTGATAATGGAAAAAGAAAGATTTGTGAGATAGacgacgaagaagaagatgaggagGATGAAGAAACACAGGCAAGGGAGCAGAGTTATCAACAAAAAAGGCCGAGGAGCAGCACAGTTTGGGAGAGTCCCCCATCAGGATTTGATTCTATCATGGAGCAAACCCAATTGTATGCGGGAAAAGCTATACTGCTTTCTGCAGAAAAAAAGAAAGCATGCATCGATACCCAGTTACAGTTGAAGTATTTGAATGAGATTCTTCAGCAGAAGGATAGGGTCATTCAGTCCTTGGAGAAGACAAGGGTGGAGGAGCAACAGAAGTGGCGCATGGAGGCTTGTCGTTATGAGCAAGAGATCTATTTGTTAGGTAACTTGATGATTGGTTGTAGGAGGGCATTGAATGAATCACGTAGAGCTTTTACAGAATATAGAAAGAAGTACCCACAGGGCGAAGAGCCTCTCTACAAGGATGTTATCGGTTCTGGTGGTTTGGTTCTCAGCACAAATGAGTTGGAGAGGCGACGTTTGGGGAAACAGAACGAACTTCGTTGTGCCACAATGAACATAGTTAATAGTTTTGAGAAGGAATGGATGCTTAAGCTTGAACGTTCTGCCTCATCACTTCTGACTCTGTGCAGGCGGATCATGGAACTTCAAGTAAAGATCAAACTTTTGAAGGAAAGGTTTGAAAAATCAGTGACATCAGATGCTTAA